One segment of Synechococcus sp. A15-24 DNA contains the following:
- a CDS encoding FAD-dependent oxidoreductase, translating to MSEHSCDVLILGGGMVGLSVAHQLLERDITTDITILDKEPELGLHSSGRNSGVLHAGLYYKPGSLKAKVCVEGARRLRSWVEERGLPLNPCGKVIVPPRAELDAQLDVLAERGRENGAEVELWDANQLREKIPEARTASGRALWSPNTAVVKPLSVVRRLRQDLADQGVKMYQSQHDFKARPTQQQLILSDGSALSYGYLFNCTGLQADRVARSFGMGNQYNLLPFKGLYWQLKDNCPFQPRTNLYPVPDLSVPFLGVHFTPSADETPVVSIGPTATLAFGRENYRGLKAIEPGMAAANIAVLARQYLTNRGGFRRYVHEQAVLALPPLLVRAAQELIPAVKPEHIELSQKVGIRSQLFNRTTERLEDDFLCLNGPCSTHVLNAISPAFTASFALADLIVDQALPQLNL from the coding sequence ATGAGCGAACACAGCTGCGATGTTTTGATCCTTGGAGGGGGGATGGTGGGACTATCAGTCGCCCATCAGCTTCTCGAGAGAGACATCACAACTGATATCACCATTCTGGATAAAGAGCCGGAGCTGGGCCTTCACAGCTCTGGTCGCAACAGCGGCGTTCTGCATGCAGGGCTGTATTACAAGCCAGGTTCACTCAAAGCCAAAGTCTGCGTTGAAGGTGCTCGGCGGCTCCGCTCTTGGGTCGAAGAGCGTGGCTTACCCCTCAACCCCTGCGGGAAAGTAATCGTGCCACCGCGAGCTGAGCTGGACGCCCAGCTCGATGTGCTCGCCGAACGCGGCAGGGAGAATGGTGCCGAAGTGGAGTTGTGGGACGCCAATCAACTGCGAGAGAAGATACCAGAAGCCCGAACTGCCAGCGGTCGGGCTCTGTGGAGCCCAAACACAGCTGTTGTAAAACCCCTCAGCGTGGTGCGTCGTCTCCGTCAAGATCTCGCCGATCAAGGGGTAAAGATGTACCAAAGCCAACACGACTTCAAAGCAAGGCCCACGCAGCAGCAGTTGATTCTCTCCGATGGATCAGCACTGAGCTATGGCTATTTGTTCAACTGCACAGGGCTGCAGGCAGATCGAGTGGCCAGATCGTTTGGAATGGGGAATCAGTACAACTTGTTACCCTTCAAAGGGCTTTACTGGCAACTCAAAGACAATTGTCCATTCCAGCCACGAACTAATCTCTATCCGGTGCCCGATCTAAGCGTTCCCTTCCTGGGAGTTCATTTCACCCCCAGTGCCGATGAAACACCAGTGGTGAGTATTGGTCCTACAGCCACGCTGGCTTTTGGCAGGGAGAATTACCGAGGCCTTAAAGCCATCGAACCGGGCATGGCAGCAGCAAATATTGCAGTTCTTGCTCGCCAATATCTGACCAACCGTGGCGGATTCCGTCGCTACGTACACGAACAGGCCGTTTTGGCTCTGCCACCCTTGCTGGTTCGAGCTGCCCAAGAGTTAATCCCCGCCGTAAAGCCTGAACACATCGAACTCAGCCAAAAAGTAGGAATTCGATCTCAACTGTTCAATCGAACAACTGAACGATTAGAAGACGACTTTCTTTGTCTAAACGGACCATGCAGCACTCACGTACTCAACGCGATCTCACCTGCCTTTACCGCAAGCTTTGCCTTGGCAGATTTGATCGTTGATCAAGCTCTACCTCAATTGAACCTGTAA
- a CDS encoding SIS domain-containing protein, giving the protein MTASSLTTSTFINSAFTYIDRLQGCFNKINLEAAEHLADELRQAWIDGRNVYICGNGGSAANAIHIANDLHYGIGACGPGKTLPGLRIEALPANAGVITCLANDTGYENIYSHQLEVKGKKEDLLIALSGSGNSPNIIRALDAANRIGMQTFAVLAFTGGKCKELAKTTIHFEINDMQIAEDTQLMVGHLCMQWLNSHKPDQIQPLSNG; this is encoded by the coding sequence ATGACAGCCTCTTCACTGACAACCAGCACTTTCATAAACAGTGCATTTACCTATATAGATCGCTTACAGGGTTGCTTCAACAAAATAAATTTAGAAGCCGCAGAACATCTCGCCGACGAGTTACGTCAAGCCTGGATTGACGGTCGAAACGTCTATATCTGCGGCAATGGCGGCAGCGCGGCAAACGCAATTCATATTGCCAATGATCTTCATTACGGCATTGGAGCCTGCGGACCAGGCAAAACACTACCTGGACTACGAATAGAAGCATTACCTGCCAATGCAGGTGTAATTACTTGCCTTGCCAATGACACCGGCTATGAAAACATCTATTCCCACCAGCTTGAAGTAAAGGGCAAAAAAGAAGATCTATTGATTGCTCTCTCCGGCAGTGGCAACTCGCCAAACATAATCAGAGCACTTGATGCCGCCAATAGAATTGGCATGCAAACATTTGCAGTTCTAGCCTTCACAGGGGGCAAGTGCAAGGAACTAGCCAAAACTACAATTCATTTCGAAATTAACGATATGCAAATCGCCGAAGATACACAACTTATGGTCGGCCACTTATGCATGCAGTGGCTCAACTCTCACAAACCCGATCAGATCCAACCCTTAAGCAATGGCTGA
- a CDS encoding LIC12192 family sporadic carbohydrate cluster protein: MNPARGYIASGEFNGHRVPQHIQNQIVKTYCDANNLKFVLSRAEYWINGSTDCQLWAALKEGFQHIVFYSIWQLPEKEAVREKVYKYCIKNKIILHFAVEQIRSGETNDTFTQFETLIKSNLLILNEIDYEVHLNCLTKLLQQSGDNI; encoded by the coding sequence ATGAATCCTGCAAGAGGCTACATCGCCAGCGGCGAATTCAACGGACATAGAGTTCCACAGCACATTCAAAATCAAATCGTCAAGACATATTGCGATGCAAACAACTTAAAATTTGTGCTCTCACGTGCCGAATACTGGATTAACGGTAGCACCGACTGCCAGCTATGGGCCGCACTTAAAGAAGGCTTTCAACATATAGTTTTTTATAGCATCTGGCAGCTTCCAGAAAAAGAGGCCGTCAGAGAAAAAGTATATAAATACTGTATCAAAAATAAGATCATACTACATTTTGCAGTTGAACAGATACGTTCAGGCGAGACAAACGATACTTTCACCCAATTTGAAACACTTATTAAATCAAATTTATTAATTTTGAATGAGATTGATTATGAGGTACATCTCAACTGCCTCACAAAACTTCTACAACAAAGCGGTGATAACATTTAG
- a CDS encoding glycosyltransferase has translation MNILFAHNNFPAQFRHLYKWLSANTDFNIKFLALGGEWNLDIKASNLVKFTISRDSNEKLCHPNLKRFEKAVLTGQGCLRAAMRLNEDGFIPDLIIGHSGFGSTLYLKELWPNAKFLGYFEWFYKSQGSDVGFGKLEKTSPDMACRIHTYNAPILMDLAMCDRAIVPTYWQQKQFPKKHHQFFDVIFDGVDVDLFKPLKTDDLGMGITINGVKIDADIPLVTYTTRGFEPYRGWPKVAEGISLLMQRNPQVNVLLVGSDEVAYGSKRADGKTWRQWAFETFNYDEKRLHFLPPLSYEDYLSVLQFSWVHIYWTIPFIASWSLFESLSTGCCVVASNTDPVKEAIASGSNGILVDFFDIDGMAARVDELIRNSEHRHFLKKAARQKIIESKYDLKTCLSKQLNVINEITGESLEIN, from the coding sequence GTGAACATTCTCTTTGCACATAATAATTTTCCTGCACAATTCAGGCATCTGTACAAATGGTTATCGGCGAATACTGATTTCAACATAAAGTTTCTGGCCCTAGGCGGCGAATGGAATTTAGATATTAAGGCAAGCAACCTTGTCAAATTTACTATCTCTCGAGATAGTAATGAAAAATTATGTCACCCTAATCTCAAAAGATTCGAAAAAGCGGTTCTTACAGGCCAAGGATGCTTAAGAGCTGCCATGCGGTTAAATGAAGATGGTTTCATACCAGATTTAATCATTGGACATTCTGGCTTTGGATCAACGCTGTATCTAAAGGAGTTGTGGCCAAACGCAAAGTTCTTAGGTTACTTTGAGTGGTTTTACAAAAGCCAGGGATCAGACGTGGGTTTTGGCAAATTAGAGAAAACAAGCCCAGATATGGCATGCCGAATCCACACATACAATGCACCAATCTTGATGGATCTTGCAATGTGTGACAGGGCTATTGTACCCACATACTGGCAACAAAAGCAATTTCCAAAAAAACATCATCAATTTTTTGACGTAATCTTTGATGGTGTCGACGTTGATCTATTTAAACCGTTGAAAACCGATGACTTAGGCATGGGAATAACCATAAACGGGGTGAAAATAGACGCGGATATACCTTTAGTGACTTATACAACCAGAGGTTTTGAGCCATACAGAGGTTGGCCAAAGGTTGCTGAGGGAATCAGTTTGTTAATGCAGCGCAATCCTCAAGTTAATGTTCTTTTAGTTGGCTCGGACGAAGTCGCCTATGGCAGTAAGCGAGCGGATGGAAAAACATGGAGGCAATGGGCCTTCGAGACATTTAATTATGACGAAAAGCGTCTTCACTTTTTACCTCCTCTAAGCTATGAAGATTACCTAAGTGTTTTGCAGTTTAGCTGGGTTCATATTTATTGGACCATTCCATTTATAGCAAGCTGGAGCCTATTTGAATCCTTAAGTACAGGATGTTGTGTCGTAGCTAGCAACACCGATCCTGTAAAAGAAGCTATTGCATCTGGATCAAATGGTATCTTAGTAGATTTCTTTGATATAGATGGAATGGCGGCGAGAGTCGATGAATTAATCAGAAATAGTGAACATCGACACTTTTTGAAGAAAGCTGCAAGGCAAAAAATAATTGAATCTAAATACGATTTAAAGACATGTTTATCCAAGCAGTTGAATGTTATCAACGAAATTACAGGTGAATCACTTGAAATCAACTAG
- a CDS encoding sporadic carbohydrate cluster 2OG-Fe(II) oxygenase has translation MPAMNAESSWDFRDNQELTASHAYNKEGYIIEKADFQYLELIKHDIERAFYEFPSITRKDVQKLENAHYSISHDQSNNLRLHIMKKLYRNTSFHRNYYNTAKNIIHSLCGNELAMQKRPGLSINLPQNRNDVLPIHADTWNGVSPFELNIWIPLVNCTNSMCLYILKRDNYKRRLNDSKELLRLTSDELFNELRDDLTWIPIEYGEILAFDQSLPHGYSLNEERDTHWSINCRFKGLHTPYWDKKLGEYFMPITVKNCTRLGMNYSHPDNWI, from the coding sequence ATGCCAGCAATGAACGCCGAAAGCTCATGGGACTTTAGAGACAACCAAGAATTGACTGCAAGTCATGCATACAACAAAGAAGGCTACATAATAGAAAAAGCAGACTTCCAGTACTTGGAATTAATCAAGCATGATATAGAGAGAGCATTTTACGAATTTCCCAGTATTACTAGAAAGGATGTCCAAAAGCTTGAAAACGCTCATTATTCAATATCTCACGATCAAAGCAACAATCTACGGCTTCATATCATGAAAAAGTTATATCGGAATACAAGCTTTCATAGAAATTATTACAATACTGCCAAAAATATTATTCATTCGCTCTGCGGAAATGAGTTGGCCATGCAGAAAAGGCCAGGACTCTCAATTAATTTACCTCAGAATCGGAACGATGTCCTTCCAATACATGCAGACACATGGAATGGAGTATCCCCATTTGAACTCAATATTTGGATTCCACTTGTAAACTGCACAAATTCAATGTGCTTGTACATATTAAAGAGAGATAATTACAAACGCAGGCTTAATGACTCCAAGGAACTATTAAGACTCACATCGGATGAACTGTTTAATGAACTTCGCGACGACTTAACTTGGATCCCGATTGAGTATGGAGAAATCCTGGCTTTCGACCAATCCCTCCCTCATGGATATTCCTTGAATGAAGAGCGAGATACACACTGGTCAATTAATTGCCGATTCAAAGGATTACATACTCCGTACTGGGATAAAAAACTAGGTGAGTATTTTATGCCAATCACTGTCAAAAATTGCACAAGATTAGGTATGAATTATAGCCACCCAGACAACTGGATATAA
- a CDS encoding class I SAM-dependent methyltransferase: MAEVDFMSVLHKSTPRDYLARVNDPEYPKAKAAEQAKKFSEDYWDGDRRICYGGYHYLKGRWEKVARAMAEHYPLPTKPKILDIGCGKGFLLYDFLKVIPDAEIYGIDISDYAIANSKPEIRDRLQIGNAISLPWRDNTFDLVISITTLHNLHAYDLDLALREMERVGKQHKYLCLESYRNEQEKANLLYWQVTCEAFNTPEEWQWWFKHTNYNGDYSYIYFE, translated from the coding sequence ATGGCTGAAGTCGACTTCATGAGTGTGCTTCATAAAAGCACACCACGCGATTACTTGGCACGCGTCAATGACCCTGAATACCCCAAAGCAAAGGCTGCTGAGCAAGCCAAGAAGTTTTCCGAAGATTATTGGGATGGCGACCGACGAATTTGCTATGGGGGTTATCACTACCTCAAAGGGCGTTGGGAAAAAGTTGCTCGCGCCATGGCTGAGCACTATCCCCTGCCTACGAAACCTAAAATCCTGGATATTGGATGTGGCAAAGGCTTTCTTCTCTATGACTTTCTAAAAGTGATACCTGATGCAGAAATCTATGGCATCGATATTTCAGATTATGCGATCGCAAATTCCAAACCAGAAATTCGCGACCGACTACAAATTGGCAATGCCATCAGCCTTCCGTGGAGAGACAACACTTTCGACCTAGTCATTTCCATTACAACATTGCATAATCTACATGCCTACGACCTTGATCTCGCCCTTAGAGAAATGGAGCGTGTTGGAAAACAACACAAATATCTATGCCTTGAAAGCTATCGAAATGAACAAGAAAAAGCAAATCTTCTGTACTGGCAGGTGACATGCGAAGCGTTCAACACCCCTGAAGAGTGGCAGTGGTGGTTCAAGCATACAAACTACAACGGTGATTACTCTTATATCTATTTTGAATAG
- a CDS encoding HAD-IIIA family hydrolase has protein sequence MSDTNERRRLLRAPYPISTPALFLDRDGVLIEDRHYLCDPTEVTLCPGSKELVKAANQKNWAVVLITNQSGIARGYFDWSDYERVTDQLLSLLGKSAPLAGIYANGHGPEALAGSWRKPSPAMLLDASRDLNLNLKKSLLVGDRLSDMEAGARADIRGLIHVLTGHGQNERGPIKAWAKRQQTGFSQNLKTEVWFLDSLLAFPTSLLSQDT, from the coding sequence ATGTCGGATACCAATGAACGACGGAGGTTGCTTCGAGCTCCGTACCCAATCTCAACACCAGCTTTGTTTCTCGATCGGGATGGGGTGCTCATCGAAGATAGGCATTACCTCTGTGATCCAACTGAGGTGACCCTGTGCCCTGGCAGCAAAGAACTCGTCAAAGCCGCAAACCAAAAGAACTGGGCTGTCGTGCTGATCACCAACCAGTCTGGAATCGCCAGAGGTTACTTTGATTGGTCTGACTACGAACGAGTAACCGATCAGCTTCTATCTCTCTTAGGAAAATCGGCCCCCCTGGCGGGGATCTATGCCAACGGACACGGACCTGAAGCATTAGCAGGAAGCTGGCGCAAACCCAGCCCAGCTATGCTGCTGGACGCCAGTCGAGACCTCAACCTAAATCTCAAAAAATCGCTTCTTGTCGGAGACCGTTTGTCAGATATGGAAGCTGGGGCTCGCGCAGACATACGGGGTCTGATCCATGTGCTGACTGGGCATGGGCAGAACGAGCGGGGTCCGATCAAGGCGTGGGCAAAACGGCAGCAAACAGGCTTCAGTCAGAATCTCAAAACTGAAGTTTGGTTCTTGGACTCCTTGCTTGCCTTTCCCACCTCGCTACTGAGCCAGGACACATGA
- a CDS encoding nucleotidyltransferase family protein, with product MTQTFRALLLAAGLGTRLRPITLHTPKCLVNIGGEALLGRWLRQLELAGCEAVLINTHYLADQVEAFLQSWKSSTMSVKAAHEPELLGTAGTLISNQDFFRGATGLLIHADNAMAGGLDGFLTAHRERQPCCQLTMLTFHTDTPESCGIVEIDDQQVVQAFHEKIANPPGNRANGALYAFEQDFLDHLSLMNQRPSDFSTEVIPKLLGRIQTWHTHDAYLDIGTPEALTSAQKLMRHK from the coding sequence ATGACACAAACTTTCCGCGCCCTACTCCTAGCCGCAGGCCTTGGGACGCGGCTGCGGCCGATCACCTTGCACACACCAAAATGCTTGGTGAATATTGGAGGGGAAGCATTGCTGGGCCGTTGGCTCAGACAGCTTGAGCTGGCAGGTTGTGAGGCGGTGCTGATCAACACCCATTACCTAGCTGACCAAGTGGAGGCTTTCCTACAAAGCTGGAAGAGTTCCACAATGAGCGTTAAGGCCGCTCACGAGCCTGAATTGTTGGGTACCGCCGGCACCCTGATCTCCAACCAGGACTTTTTCAGAGGTGCAACAGGGTTGCTTATTCATGCTGACAACGCCATGGCAGGAGGGCTGGACGGTTTCTTGACTGCCCACAGGGAGCGCCAGCCTTGCTGCCAACTGACGATGCTGACTTTTCATACCGATACTCCAGAAAGCTGTGGAATCGTTGAGATTGACGATCAGCAGGTTGTACAGGCCTTTCATGAGAAAATTGCCAACCCACCTGGAAACAGAGCTAACGGAGCTCTTTACGCATTCGAGCAAGACTTCCTTGACCACCTCAGTTTGATGAATCAAAGACCAAGCGACTTCAGCACTGAGGTGATACCCAAGTTACTTGGGCGAATCCAGACGTGGCATACCCACGATGCATATCTGGACATCGGAACTCCAGAGGCACTAACTTCAGCACAAAAACTAATGAGGCATAAGTGA